The following coding sequences are from one Leucoraja erinacea ecotype New England chromosome 2, Leri_hhj_1, whole genome shotgun sequence window:
- the LOC129714093 gene encoding meiosis-specific coiled-coil domain-containing protein MEIOC-like isoform X2, with protein sequence MEQQMFSTSLLNGIGNSTPVDPSILYNNWSVFADDGIPPAAFHDGPKQRAQLNLSDSGNTPDLFGLVSSILDEPDKPESFSDWGSSSRLFQSIWSTANGDGTGSPLKNKMENGRISNNVDISEYYEENSQTLEEKVKADELYQGFQSLNLSEPWISMLNKDTNQSDSQASDVTFIVRNDMVPQKEGFSSQSKEFDCCLQNYEGAERGLSNFNIHSLHNNCSSNNTNKRKEHYKTDRFRDNKVGTFGIKDCNRNSENRHSSHVGEMWGKVLQEKQVIQKGHEDFSASSLKKNFSCSQMDFHGQQFSKENSFVADVNRKPATDFPKRGNRARTLRDSFENHCEKLYQNCLDDLPRSSEFINLTKVMPQRSEYSPHSSQSNLLWSDSNTMSPTVECSPVFRKDGDIISTLSQTSTTAAVSSRTPTQLPISSVLQPNYYRAAAPMESLRQGECPRFSSSNMNDWSSSTAVGRIQEQKKPVTTLNIDSSAARIDQYQKHPGGFGTNWTSHHNVGNDEPVKYFRYSNKQEHSNNRDDKRGRKNGYPHPLNSGSFGQNHQQYNSYCRQQEQDGSNISDFINHSFVPTFPFMMPDFKQNQNYSTQFGPHGISNANFPFPPSTFPFPELIDLFYYDELNQLHPFMNDFFGGDMTTPYFGFPPPFSKYRPMKNRSGPANELHIRLEECYDQWRALEKERKKTEAELARNFPGKRVSSSNNAAIPRLPSNPSRVDRLIVDQLREQARVLTLFGKMERLQSCPVHANISTTLDCHLETIHVTQARRKDEIINAANRQRQGAPRYNDDKDVLALAAAIKDLTISTRKARTALWCALQMTLPKFSLGALVKHVEIEKALKELCQGGAIKNEDEMSIEEKNMKSELDHAGCSAIKREVC encoded by the exons AGCCCAGCTTAATTTATCAGATTCGGGAAATACTCCTGATTTATTTGGACTGGTCTCCAGCATACTTGATGAGCCTGATAAACCAGAATCATTTTCTGATTG GGGTTCGTCCTCTAGGTTATTTCAATCAATTTGGTCGACTGCAAATGGAGACGGTACTGGATCACctttgaaaaataaaatggaaaatggaAGAATTTCAAATAATGTGGATATTTCTGAATACTATGAAGAAAACTCTCAGACATTGGAAGAGAAAGTAAAAGCTGATGAACTTTATCAAGGATTTCAAAGTTTGAATCTTTCAGAACCATGGATTTCTATGCTCAATAAGGATACCAATCAGTCTGATTCTCAAGCCAGTGATGTCACATTTATTGTGCGAAATGACATGGTGCCTCAGAAAGAAGGATTTTCCTCACAGTCCAAGGAATTTGATTGTTgcttacaaaattatgagggagcagagaggggacTTTCCAATTTTAATATACATAGCTTACATAATAATTGCAGTAGTAATAACACAAACAAACGCAAGGAACACTACAAAACTGACCGATTTAGAGATAATAAAGTTGGAACATTTGGGATCAAAGATTGCAACCGGAATTCAGAAAATAGACACAGCTCACATGTTGGTGAAATGTGGGGCAAAGTGTTGCAAGAGAAACAAGTAATTCAAAAAGGACATGAAGATTTCAGTGCCAGTTCTCTTAAGAAAAACTTTTCTTGTTCACAAATGGATTTCCATGGCCAGCAGTTTTCCAAGGAGAATAGCTTTGTTGCTGATGTGAACAGAAAACCTGCCACTGACTTTCCAAAACGTGGAAATCGTGCTCGTACTTTACGAGACAGTTTTGAGAATCATTGTGAAAAGCTGTATCAGAATTGTTTAGATGATCTTCCTAGATCATCTGAATTCATTAATTTGACAAAGGTTATGCCACAGAGGAGTGAATATAGTCCTCATTCTTCCCAAAGCAACCTGTTATGGTCTGATAGCAACACAATGAGCCCCACTGTTGAATGTAGTCCTGTGTTTAGGAAAGATGGCGACATCATTTCAACTCTCTCACAAACATCAACTACAGCTGCTGTAAGTAGCAGAACTCCAACACAGTTGCCAATTTCCAGTGTTCTTCAACCTAACTATTATCGTGCTGCAGCTCCAATGGAATCCTTAAGGCAAGGAGAATGTCCCAGGTTTTCTAGCAGTAACATGAATGACTGGAGTTCATCTACTGCTGTTGGTAGAATACAAGAGCAAAAAAAGCCTGTTACAACACTTAACATTGATTCCTCAGCTGCCAGAATTGATCAATATCAAAAACATCCTGGTGGATTTGGTACCAATTGGACATCACATCACAATGTTGGTAATGATGAGCCAGTCAAATATTTCAGATATTCTAATAAGCAGGAACACAGTAACAACAGAGATGATAAGAGAGGGCGGAAAAATGGATATCCACATCCTTTGAACTCTGGATCTTTTGGACAAAACCACCAACAGTATAATAGTTACTGCAGACAACAAGAGCAAGATGGGAGCAATATATCTGATTTCATTAATCATTCTTTTGTACCCACATTCCCATTCATGATGCCTGATTTTAAGCAAAATCAGAACTACTCCACCCAATTTGGGCCCCATGGAATTTCTAACGCCAACTTTCCTTTTCCTCCTTCAACATTTCCATTTCCTGAACTAATTGACTTATTTTATTATGATGAATTGAATCAGTTACATCCTTTTATGAATGATTTTTTTGGTGGAGATATGACCACACCCTACTTTGGATTTCCACCACCATTTTCCAAATACAGACCTATGAAGAATCGTAGTGGCCCGGCAAATGAACTTCACATTCGATTGGAAGAATGTTATGACCAGTGGCGAGCTTTGGAAAAAGAGAGGAAAAAG ACTGAAGCTGAGCTTGCAAGAAACTTTCCTGGAAAGCGAGTGTCCAGTTCAAACAATGCTGCTATACCTCGTCTGCCTTCCAATCCCTCAAGAGTAGATCGTTTGATTGTTGATCAGTTACGTGAACAAGCAAGG GTATTGACTTTGTTTGGCAAGATGGAACGTCTCCAAAGTTGTCCAGTTCATGCTAATATATCTACAACTCTCGATTGCCATTTGGAAACTATTCACGTCACACAAGCACGTCGTAAAGATGAAATAATTAATGCTGCAAATCGTCAGAGACAAGGAGCACCTCGCTACAATGATGACAAGG ATGTTTTGGCCCTGGCAGCTGCTATTAAAGACCTAACCATTTCAACACGAAAGGCTCGCACTGCTCTCTGGTGTGCACTGCAGATGACCTTGCCAAAATTTTCCTTGGGGGCTTTGGTCAAGCATGTTGAAATTGAAAAAGCACTAAAGGAGCTGTGTCAAGGAGGTGCTATCAAAAATGAAGATGAAATGTCAATTGAAGAGAAAAATATGAAGTCAGAATTGGATCATGCTGGATGTTCAGCAATAAAAAGAGAAGTATGCTAA
- the LOC129714093 gene encoding meiosis-specific coiled-coil domain-containing protein MEIOC-like isoform X3 yields the protein MEQQMFSTSLLNGIGNSTPVDPSILYNNWSVFADDGIPPAAFHDGPKQRAQLNLSDSGNTPDLFGLVSSILDEPDKPESFSDWCNYFASCRGSSSRLFQSIWSTANGDGTGSPLKNKMENGRISNNVDISEYYEENSQTLEEKVKADELYQGFQSLNLSEPWISMLNKDTNQSDSQASDVTFIVRNDMVPQKEGFSSQSKEFDCCLQNYEGAERGLSNFNIHSLHNNCSSNNTNKRKEHYKTDRFRDNKVGTFGIKDCNRNSENRHSSHVGEMWGKVLQEKQVIQKGHEDFSASSLKKNFSCSQMDFHGQQFSKENSFVADVNRKPATDFPKRGNRARTLRDSFENHCEKLYQNCLDDLPRSSEFINLTKVMPQRSEYSPHSSQSNLLWSDSNTMSPTVECSPVFRKDGDIISTLSQTSTTAAVSSRTPTQLPISSVLQPNYYRAAAPMESLRQGECPRFSSSNMNDWSSSTAVGRIQEQKKPVTTLNIDSSAARIDQYQKHPGGFGTNWTSHHNVGNDEPVKYFRYSNKQEHSNNRDDKRGRKNGYPHPLNSGSFGQNHQQYNSYCRQQEQDGSNISDFINHSFVPTFPFMMPDFKQNQNYSTQFGPHGISNANFPFPPSTFPFPELIDLFYYDELNQLHPFMNDFFGGDMTTPYFGFPPPFSKYRPMKNRSGPANELHIRLEECYDQWRALEKERKKTEAELARNFPGKRVSSSNNAAIPRLPSNPSRVDRLIVDQLREQARIVQVHNLLSEVPNNEKLRIVDIFLVLEERSLKTFTEGGPQR from the exons AGCCCAGCTTAATTTATCAGATTCGGGAAATACTCCTGATTTATTTGGACTGGTCTCCAGCATACTTGATGAGCCTGATAAACCAGAATCATTTTCTGATTG GTGTAATTATTTTGCATCTTGCAGGGGTTCGTCCTCTAGGTTATTTCAATCAATTTGGTCGACTGCAAATGGAGACGGTACTGGATCACctttgaaaaataaaatggaaaatggaAGAATTTCAAATAATGTGGATATTTCTGAATACTATGAAGAAAACTCTCAGACATTGGAAGAGAAAGTAAAAGCTGATGAACTTTATCAAGGATTTCAAAGTTTGAATCTTTCAGAACCATGGATTTCTATGCTCAATAAGGATACCAATCAGTCTGATTCTCAAGCCAGTGATGTCACATTTATTGTGCGAAATGACATGGTGCCTCAGAAAGAAGGATTTTCCTCACAGTCCAAGGAATTTGATTGTTgcttacaaaattatgagggagcagagaggggacTTTCCAATTTTAATATACATAGCTTACATAATAATTGCAGTAGTAATAACACAAACAAACGCAAGGAACACTACAAAACTGACCGATTTAGAGATAATAAAGTTGGAACATTTGGGATCAAAGATTGCAACCGGAATTCAGAAAATAGACACAGCTCACATGTTGGTGAAATGTGGGGCAAAGTGTTGCAAGAGAAACAAGTAATTCAAAAAGGACATGAAGATTTCAGTGCCAGTTCTCTTAAGAAAAACTTTTCTTGTTCACAAATGGATTTCCATGGCCAGCAGTTTTCCAAGGAGAATAGCTTTGTTGCTGATGTGAACAGAAAACCTGCCACTGACTTTCCAAAACGTGGAAATCGTGCTCGTACTTTACGAGACAGTTTTGAGAATCATTGTGAAAAGCTGTATCAGAATTGTTTAGATGATCTTCCTAGATCATCTGAATTCATTAATTTGACAAAGGTTATGCCACAGAGGAGTGAATATAGTCCTCATTCTTCCCAAAGCAACCTGTTATGGTCTGATAGCAACACAATGAGCCCCACTGTTGAATGTAGTCCTGTGTTTAGGAAAGATGGCGACATCATTTCAACTCTCTCACAAACATCAACTACAGCTGCTGTAAGTAGCAGAACTCCAACACAGTTGCCAATTTCCAGTGTTCTTCAACCTAACTATTATCGTGCTGCAGCTCCAATGGAATCCTTAAGGCAAGGAGAATGTCCCAGGTTTTCTAGCAGTAACATGAATGACTGGAGTTCATCTACTGCTGTTGGTAGAATACAAGAGCAAAAAAAGCCTGTTACAACACTTAACATTGATTCCTCAGCTGCCAGAATTGATCAATATCAAAAACATCCTGGTGGATTTGGTACCAATTGGACATCACATCACAATGTTGGTAATGATGAGCCAGTCAAATATTTCAGATATTCTAATAAGCAGGAACACAGTAACAACAGAGATGATAAGAGAGGGCGGAAAAATGGATATCCACATCCTTTGAACTCTGGATCTTTTGGACAAAACCACCAACAGTATAATAGTTACTGCAGACAACAAGAGCAAGATGGGAGCAATATATCTGATTTCATTAATCATTCTTTTGTACCCACATTCCCATTCATGATGCCTGATTTTAAGCAAAATCAGAACTACTCCACCCAATTTGGGCCCCATGGAATTTCTAACGCCAACTTTCCTTTTCCTCCTTCAACATTTCCATTTCCTGAACTAATTGACTTATTTTATTATGATGAATTGAATCAGTTACATCCTTTTATGAATGATTTTTTTGGTGGAGATATGACCACACCCTACTTTGGATTTCCACCACCATTTTCCAAATACAGACCTATGAAGAATCGTAGTGGCCCGGCAAATGAACTTCACATTCGATTGGAAGAATGTTATGACCAGTGGCGAGCTTTGGAAAAAGAGAGGAAAAAG ACTGAAGCTGAGCTTGCAAGAAACTTTCCTGGAAAGCGAGTGTCCAGTTCAAACAATGCTGCTATACCTCGTCTGCCTTCCAATCCCTCAAGAGTAGATCGTTTGATTGTTGATCAGTTACGTGAACAAGCAAGG attgtacaggtgcacaaccttttatccgaagttccaaataacgaaaagctccgaatagtggacatttttttggtccttgaagaaaggtccttgaagacgttcaccgagggcggcccgcagaggtga
- the LOC129714093 gene encoding meiosis-specific coiled-coil domain-containing protein MEIOC-like isoform X1 translates to MEQQMFSTSLLNGIGNSTPVDPSILYNNWSVFADDGIPPAAFHDGPKQRAQLNLSDSGNTPDLFGLVSSILDEPDKPESFSDWCNYFASCRGSSSRLFQSIWSTANGDGTGSPLKNKMENGRISNNVDISEYYEENSQTLEEKVKADELYQGFQSLNLSEPWISMLNKDTNQSDSQASDVTFIVRNDMVPQKEGFSSQSKEFDCCLQNYEGAERGLSNFNIHSLHNNCSSNNTNKRKEHYKTDRFRDNKVGTFGIKDCNRNSENRHSSHVGEMWGKVLQEKQVIQKGHEDFSASSLKKNFSCSQMDFHGQQFSKENSFVADVNRKPATDFPKRGNRARTLRDSFENHCEKLYQNCLDDLPRSSEFINLTKVMPQRSEYSPHSSQSNLLWSDSNTMSPTVECSPVFRKDGDIISTLSQTSTTAAVSSRTPTQLPISSVLQPNYYRAAAPMESLRQGECPRFSSSNMNDWSSSTAVGRIQEQKKPVTTLNIDSSAARIDQYQKHPGGFGTNWTSHHNVGNDEPVKYFRYSNKQEHSNNRDDKRGRKNGYPHPLNSGSFGQNHQQYNSYCRQQEQDGSNISDFINHSFVPTFPFMMPDFKQNQNYSTQFGPHGISNANFPFPPSTFPFPELIDLFYYDELNQLHPFMNDFFGGDMTTPYFGFPPPFSKYRPMKNRSGPANELHIRLEECYDQWRALEKERKKTEAELARNFPGKRVSSSNNAAIPRLPSNPSRVDRLIVDQLREQARVLTLFGKMERLQSCPVHANISTTLDCHLETIHVTQARRKDEIINAANRQRQGAPRYNDDKDVLALAAAIKDLTISTRKARTALWCALQMTLPKFSLGALVKHVEIEKALKELCQGGAIKNEDEMSIEEKNMKSELDHAGCSAIKREVC, encoded by the exons AGCCCAGCTTAATTTATCAGATTCGGGAAATACTCCTGATTTATTTGGACTGGTCTCCAGCATACTTGATGAGCCTGATAAACCAGAATCATTTTCTGATTG GTGTAATTATTTTGCATCTTGCAGGGGTTCGTCCTCTAGGTTATTTCAATCAATTTGGTCGACTGCAAATGGAGACGGTACTGGATCACctttgaaaaataaaatggaaaatggaAGAATTTCAAATAATGTGGATATTTCTGAATACTATGAAGAAAACTCTCAGACATTGGAAGAGAAAGTAAAAGCTGATGAACTTTATCAAGGATTTCAAAGTTTGAATCTTTCAGAACCATGGATTTCTATGCTCAATAAGGATACCAATCAGTCTGATTCTCAAGCCAGTGATGTCACATTTATTGTGCGAAATGACATGGTGCCTCAGAAAGAAGGATTTTCCTCACAGTCCAAGGAATTTGATTGTTgcttacaaaattatgagggagcagagaggggacTTTCCAATTTTAATATACATAGCTTACATAATAATTGCAGTAGTAATAACACAAACAAACGCAAGGAACACTACAAAACTGACCGATTTAGAGATAATAAAGTTGGAACATTTGGGATCAAAGATTGCAACCGGAATTCAGAAAATAGACACAGCTCACATGTTGGTGAAATGTGGGGCAAAGTGTTGCAAGAGAAACAAGTAATTCAAAAAGGACATGAAGATTTCAGTGCCAGTTCTCTTAAGAAAAACTTTTCTTGTTCACAAATGGATTTCCATGGCCAGCAGTTTTCCAAGGAGAATAGCTTTGTTGCTGATGTGAACAGAAAACCTGCCACTGACTTTCCAAAACGTGGAAATCGTGCTCGTACTTTACGAGACAGTTTTGAGAATCATTGTGAAAAGCTGTATCAGAATTGTTTAGATGATCTTCCTAGATCATCTGAATTCATTAATTTGACAAAGGTTATGCCACAGAGGAGTGAATATAGTCCTCATTCTTCCCAAAGCAACCTGTTATGGTCTGATAGCAACACAATGAGCCCCACTGTTGAATGTAGTCCTGTGTTTAGGAAAGATGGCGACATCATTTCAACTCTCTCACAAACATCAACTACAGCTGCTGTAAGTAGCAGAACTCCAACACAGTTGCCAATTTCCAGTGTTCTTCAACCTAACTATTATCGTGCTGCAGCTCCAATGGAATCCTTAAGGCAAGGAGAATGTCCCAGGTTTTCTAGCAGTAACATGAATGACTGGAGTTCATCTACTGCTGTTGGTAGAATACAAGAGCAAAAAAAGCCTGTTACAACACTTAACATTGATTCCTCAGCTGCCAGAATTGATCAATATCAAAAACATCCTGGTGGATTTGGTACCAATTGGACATCACATCACAATGTTGGTAATGATGAGCCAGTCAAATATTTCAGATATTCTAATAAGCAGGAACACAGTAACAACAGAGATGATAAGAGAGGGCGGAAAAATGGATATCCACATCCTTTGAACTCTGGATCTTTTGGACAAAACCACCAACAGTATAATAGTTACTGCAGACAACAAGAGCAAGATGGGAGCAATATATCTGATTTCATTAATCATTCTTTTGTACCCACATTCCCATTCATGATGCCTGATTTTAAGCAAAATCAGAACTACTCCACCCAATTTGGGCCCCATGGAATTTCTAACGCCAACTTTCCTTTTCCTCCTTCAACATTTCCATTTCCTGAACTAATTGACTTATTTTATTATGATGAATTGAATCAGTTACATCCTTTTATGAATGATTTTTTTGGTGGAGATATGACCACACCCTACTTTGGATTTCCACCACCATTTTCCAAATACAGACCTATGAAGAATCGTAGTGGCCCGGCAAATGAACTTCACATTCGATTGGAAGAATGTTATGACCAGTGGCGAGCTTTGGAAAAAGAGAGGAAAAAG ACTGAAGCTGAGCTTGCAAGAAACTTTCCTGGAAAGCGAGTGTCCAGTTCAAACAATGCTGCTATACCTCGTCTGCCTTCCAATCCCTCAAGAGTAGATCGTTTGATTGTTGATCAGTTACGTGAACAAGCAAGG GTATTGACTTTGTTTGGCAAGATGGAACGTCTCCAAAGTTGTCCAGTTCATGCTAATATATCTACAACTCTCGATTGCCATTTGGAAACTATTCACGTCACACAAGCACGTCGTAAAGATGAAATAATTAATGCTGCAAATCGTCAGAGACAAGGAGCACCTCGCTACAATGATGACAAGG ATGTTTTGGCCCTGGCAGCTGCTATTAAAGACCTAACCATTTCAACACGAAAGGCTCGCACTGCTCTCTGGTGTGCACTGCAGATGACCTTGCCAAAATTTTCCTTGGGGGCTTTGGTCAAGCATGTTGAAATTGAAAAAGCACTAAAGGAGCTGTGTCAAGGAGGTGCTATCAAAAATGAAGATGAAATGTCAATTGAAGAGAAAAATATGAAGTCAGAATTGGATCATGCTGGATGTTCAGCAATAAAAAGAGAAGTATGCTAA